A stretch of Telopea speciosissima isolate NSW1024214 ecotype Mountain lineage chromosome 11, Tspe_v1, whole genome shotgun sequence DNA encodes these proteins:
- the LOC122644655 gene encoding multiple organellar RNA editing factor 3, mitochondrial → MALLTRRTLGSFLSRALSSSSLSSPIHSRLTLAVLGKQHQQFSPESRRIPIRPKTSGSGYSPLNDSSPNWSNRPPKETILLDGCDYEHWLIVMEFPEDPKPSEDEMIASYVKTLAAVVGSEEEAKKKIYSVCTTTYTGFGALVSEELSYKIKGQPGVLWVLPDSYLDVPNKDYGGDLFIDGKVIHRPQFRFNERQQTRNRPRPRYDRRRETMQVERREPVHRVTETVGPKGN, encoded by the exons ATGGCGCTCTTGACCAGACGCACTCTGGGTTCTTTCCTCTCTCGagctctctcttcttcatcattGTCGTCTCCTATTCATTCACGATTGACATTGGCTGTTCTCGGGAAGCAGCATCAGCAATTTTCTCCGGAGTCGAGGAGAATCCCGATTCGACCAAAAACATCTGGGTCAGGGTATTCGCCCTTGAACGATTCTTCTCCCAACTGGAGCAATAGGCCCCCCAAGGAGACGATTCTTCTCGATGGTTGTGACTATGAGCATTGGCTCATCGTCATGGAATTCCCTGAAGATCCTAAACCCTCTGAGGATGAGATGATAGCTTCATACGTCAAGACACTAGCCGCTGTCGTCGGAAG CGAAGAGGAGGCGAAGAAGAAGATTTACTCGGTTTGCACTACTACATATACGGGCTTTGGTGCTTTGGTCTCCGAAGAGCTCTCCTACAAGATTAAAG GACAACCTGGTGTTCTTTGGGTGTTGCCTGATTCATATCTTGATGTGCCCAACAAAGACTATGGAG GCGATTTGTTCATCGATGGGAAAGTCATCCATAGACCACAGTTCAGGTTCAATGAGAGGCAGCAAACTAGAAACAGACCGCGACCAAGGTACGATAGGCGCAGGGAGACAATGCAGGTTGAAAGAAGAGAACCAGTGCATAGAGTGACAGAGACAGTTGGGCCCAAAGGCAACTGA